One window of Microcoleus vaginatus PCC 9802 genomic DNA carries:
- the phaC gene encoding class III poly(R)-hydroxyalkanoic acid synthase subunit PhaC encodes MVTTELTQKLVKGVEIFTRLREEDIQVGVTPKEEVYREDKVLLYHFSPKVEHSLNIPILIVYALVNRPYIVDLQEGRSLVANLLELGLDVYLIDWGYPSRGDRWLTLDDYINGYINNCVDVVRDRHNLEQINLLGICQGGTFSLCYSSLYPEKVKNLITMVTPVDFHINEGLLNVWGGCTLGSKAVDIDLMVDTLGNIPGDFLNLEFLMLKPFQLGVQKYIDLLENIDCESKLINFLRMEKWIFDSPDQAGEAYRQFMKDFYQGNKLIQGQVEIGNKRVDLGNIRIPILNIYAEQDHLVAPASSLALKTYIASEDYTLRSFPVGHIGMYVSSKVQRDLPPTIVDWLKMRA; translated from the coding sequence ATGGTAACGACAGAGCTAACCCAAAAACTGGTCAAGGGCGTCGAGATTTTCACCCGCCTGCGGGAGGAAGATATTCAAGTCGGGGTGACTCCCAAGGAAGAAGTTTACCGGGAAGATAAGGTACTGCTGTACCACTTCTCGCCGAAAGTTGAGCATTCGCTGAATATTCCCATACTCATCGTTTACGCCCTGGTTAATCGTCCCTACATAGTCGATTTACAGGAGGGGCGATCGCTCGTTGCGAATTTGCTAGAGCTTGGTTTGGATGTTTACCTGATTGACTGGGGCTATCCGAGTCGCGGCGATCGCTGGTTAACTCTTGACGACTACATTAATGGCTATATCAACAACTGTGTGGATGTGGTACGCGATCGTCACAACTTAGAGCAAATCAACCTGTTAGGTATTTGTCAGGGGGGAACCTTCAGCCTCTGCTACAGTTCCCTTTACCCCGAGAAGGTAAAAAACCTGATTACTATGGTCACCCCCGTCGATTTTCACATCAATGAGGGACTCCTCAATGTTTGGGGTGGATGCACTCTGGGGTCAAAGGCTGTAGATATCGATTTAATGGTGGATACTCTGGGGAACATTCCCGGCGACTTCCTGAATTTGGAGTTCTTGATGCTGAAGCCTTTTCAGTTAGGAGTTCAGAAGTATATTGACCTTCTGGAGAACATCGATTGTGAAAGCAAACTAATCAATTTTCTCCGGATGGAAAAGTGGATTTTTGATAGTCCCGACCAAGCTGGAGAGGCTTACCGACAGTTCATGAAGGATTTCTATCAGGGAAACAAACTGATTCAAGGTCAGGTCGAGATTGGCAACAAGCGAGTGGATCTGGGAAACATCCGCATCCCGATTTTGAACATTTACGCCGAGCAAGATCATCTCGTTGCTCCAGCCTCTTCCTTAGCTCTTAAGACATACATTGCTAGCGAAGACTACACCTTGCGCTCCTTCCCAGTGGGGCACATCGGGATGTACGTCAGCAGTAAAGTGCAGCGAGACCTTCCTCCAACTATTGTCGATTGGCTTAAGATGCGGGCGTAG
- a CDS encoding NTPase KAP, with amino-acid sequence MAQKKNAPEILPEDFSDPSADNALIEPKQDRLGYAPFAKHLADSICQMNFPEGFVIAVYGSSGFGKSTLLNFLTYYLKQKPESEQPIIVPFNPWLFSGGEDITRRFIGQLQTVLSQFKAIPKGFLGRITNLAKAVSEIPLPYAQASKALVKLFDDKEKETSDLKEEVEDTLEKQHPRIVVTIDDIDRLSAEEISQLFYLIKSIPNFTNVVYLLVFDQEVVIKTLADKQPLPGDTYLNQIVQASFELPLPDKTSLRKLLFEKLNGILADVPKPLLNQNRWGNVYLQGIDHFITNPRDITRLTNILTVTYPAVKSEVNPVDLIAMESLQAFRPTIYDIIRKNPKFFAGNVEAEGSLLPTLDELKDFHYSWLAQFEDEDKEPIKRLLLHLFPKLQGVWYNTYPPAQDESIWAKQLRICSLDIFPNYFGLVLTQDEFSDAEIKTIFALAKDAKAFGNNLVELVHQKRSDGTTQVRAFLERLEDYPEKEIPTDCIPSIVKALFDVGDQLLPPEDEPHGMFDFGNDIRIERLISQLLHRIDEQARFETLKEAISNGNALSIIVREVAALGQEQGKYGAEEYIPAEEWLQSVEHLKELEGIALKRLRDAAQQNSLLESPKLSENLHYWQSWAGGEEVKQWVEKIIDNEEGLVNFLEKLLQKDFSEDGSNETQKTGYKLDLNWLEPYLEPSAIVERMRSLGETSELTEARKNAIAQFIQEYEMHQQGQGSD; translated from the coding sequence ATGGCTCAAAAAAAGAACGCTCCAGAAATCTTGCCGGAGGATTTTAGTGACCCATCTGCTGATAACGCCTTAATCGAGCCGAAACAAGACCGATTAGGATATGCACCCTTCGCCAAACATCTTGCAGACAGTATTTGCCAAATGAACTTTCCTGAAGGGTTCGTTATAGCGGTTTACGGTTCCTCAGGGTTTGGCAAATCCACACTATTGAACTTTTTAACGTACTATCTCAAGCAAAAGCCAGAGAGCGAGCAACCTATTATTGTCCCTTTTAATCCCTGGTTATTTTCTGGGGGCGAAGACATCACAAGGCGCTTTATTGGCCAATTACAGACTGTTTTGAGCCAATTTAAAGCTATCCCCAAAGGCTTCCTAGGTCGAATAACCAATCTGGCTAAAGCAGTTTCTGAAATTCCTCTTCCTTACGCTCAAGCTAGTAAGGCACTTGTAAAATTATTTGACGATAAAGAAAAGGAGACTTCCGACTTAAAAGAAGAAGTCGAAGATACACTAGAAAAGCAGCATCCGCGAATCGTAGTAACCATTGACGATATTGACCGGCTCTCCGCTGAAGAGATTAGTCAATTATTTTATCTTATTAAATCAATTCCCAACTTTACTAATGTTGTCTATTTGCTCGTTTTCGATCAAGAAGTTGTCATCAAAACCCTCGCAGACAAACAACCTTTACCTGGAGACACCTACCTCAATCAGATTGTTCAAGCTTCTTTTGAGTTACCTCTTCCAGATAAAACCTCACTCCGCAAGCTACTTTTTGAAAAACTCAATGGCATACTAGCTGATGTACCAAAGCCACTACTCAATCAAAATCGCTGGGGCAATGTTTATTTACAAGGGATAGACCACTTTATTACCAACCCTCGCGACATTACTCGTCTGACTAACATCTTAACCGTGACATACCCAGCGGTCAAAAGTGAAGTGAATCCTGTCGATCTTATTGCTATGGAGTCCCTGCAAGCCTTTCGCCCAACGATCTATGACATAATCCGCAAAAATCCTAAATTCTTTGCGGGAAATGTCGAGGCGGAGGGTTCTCTACTTCCGACTTTGGACGAGCTCAAAGATTTTCATTATTCGTGGCTGGCTCAGTTTGAAGATGAAGATAAAGAACCAATCAAACGGCTGCTATTGCACCTTTTTCCTAAATTACAAGGTGTTTGGTATAATACCTATCCCCCTGCCCAGGACGAGTCAATATGGGCCAAGCAATTACGTATTTGCAGCTTAGATATATTTCCCAACTACTTCGGTTTAGTCTTAACACAAGATGAATTCTCGGATGCTGAGATTAAAACAATTTTTGCGTTGGCAAAAGATGCAAAAGCATTTGGGAATAATCTTGTAGAACTCGTTCATCAAAAACGCTCTGATGGCACGACGCAGGTTCGGGCATTTCTTGAACGGCTGGAGGATTACCCTGAAAAAGAAATTCCTACCGATTGCATTCCTTCAATTGTGAAAGCTTTGTTTGATGTCGGCGACCAGCTTTTGCCTCCGGAAGACGAACCGCATGGAATGTTTGATTTTGGCAATGACATTAGAATTGAACGCCTGATCTCACAACTGTTGCATCGGATTGACGAACAAGCACGGTTTGAAACCTTGAAAGAGGCAATATCAAACGGTAACGCCTTATCCATAATTGTGCGCGAAGTAGCAGCTTTGGGTCAGGAACAAGGTAAATATGGAGCAGAGGAATATATCCCCGCAGAGGAATGGCTCCAGAGTGTAGAACACCTTAAAGAACTTGAAGGAATAGCCTTGAAGCGGCTGCGAGATGCTGCACAACAAAACTCCCTACTGGAATCCCCAAAGCTATCTGAAAATTTACACTATTGGCAAAGTTGGGCAGGAGGAGAGGAAGTCAAGCAATGGGTTGAAAAGATTATTGATAATGAGGAAGGGCTAGTTAATTTCTTGGAGAAGTTGCTGCAAAAAGATTTTAGTGAGGATGGGTCGAACGAAACTCAAAAAACTGGCTACAAACTTGACCTTAACTGGCTCGAACCCTATCTCGAACCATCCGCTATCGTTGAGCGAATGAGGAGTCTCGGTGAAACCAGCGAGTTAACAGAAGCCCGGAAAAATGCGATCGCCCAATTTATCCAAGAATATGAGATGCACCAGCAGGGACAAGGCTCGGATTAG
- a CDS encoding MFS transporter: protein MNPLLTGLLNFQGVIVEDFQHTEKDLVLKVEQENRALSETVFPPNPPQKISKREIRTSLKALTTEAGFATVFSSIIGGALLSNFLLDLGASTVEIGLLASIPQLTNLLQPLGAYLGDRIKSRNWYSLVIFGSSRLLWLLVVPGIWLVSSSRMAGDQLVLLTLAIIWVTNIMEALGRASFFSWMAVLVPDRLRGRYFGFRNSVVTLTNLIAVPLLGLAVSKWPGGSLSGFGAVLVLGIVLGIISLGFHFWMTDVNPKLLQVTDSDTDHLSPWETVFSFFKDANFLRFLLYAGFWSFAVNMSAPFFNLYLLGDLHLDVSVVTLYNSLGAGANLLMLMFWGRLADRIGNRPVMITVGVLVALTPLLWLEAGTTPFFLWVWFPLLHIVAGGTWAAIDLCSGNLMMSVTPLRNQSIYFAIAAAVPGITGAIGITVGSYVASLAHFGGLPMAFALSAVLRLFALLPLVFVHEQRSVGVSQLIRALFPVRQPTKLIEAKE from the coding sequence ATGAATCCTCTACTGACAGGATTACTAAACTTCCAAGGAGTAATAGTTGAAGATTTTCAACACACCGAGAAAGATTTAGTATTAAAAGTCGAACAAGAGAATAGGGCATTATCAGAGACGGTATTTCCTCCAAACCCGCCTCAAAAAATTTCCAAGCGAGAAATTCGGACAAGTCTCAAGGCATTAACTACCGAAGCAGGCTTCGCCACAGTCTTTTCCAGTATCATTGGCGGCGCCTTGCTTAGTAATTTCTTGCTGGATCTCGGTGCGAGTACAGTAGAAATTGGTTTGCTCGCCTCAATTCCTCAGCTAACCAATTTGCTGCAACCGCTGGGAGCCTATCTGGGAGACCGCATCAAGAGCCGCAATTGGTATTCCCTGGTGATTTTTGGCTCGTCCCGGCTGCTGTGGTTGCTGGTTGTGCCAGGGATTTGGTTGGTCAGCTCATCTCGTATGGCTGGAGATCAGTTGGTGCTGTTGACACTGGCAATTATCTGGGTGACTAATATCATGGAAGCTTTGGGCCGTGCTTCCTTTTTTAGCTGGATGGCTGTGTTAGTACCAGACCGATTGCGGGGGCGGTATTTTGGCTTTCGCAATAGTGTTGTGACCTTAACCAATCTCATCGCTGTGCCGCTTCTGGGTCTAGCAGTATCGAAGTGGCCCGGTGGCTCGCTCTCTGGCTTCGGTGCGGTGTTGGTTCTGGGAATCGTGCTGGGGATAATCAGTCTGGGCTTTCACTTCTGGATGACTGATGTGAATCCAAAGCTTTTACAGGTCACCGATTCGGATACAGACCACCTGTCACCTTGGGAGACAGTTTTTAGCTTCTTCAAGGATGCCAATTTTTTGAGGTTTCTTCTTTACGCAGGCTTCTGGAGCTTTGCGGTTAACATGAGCGCTCCCTTCTTTAACCTCTACTTGCTGGGGGATCTCCACCTAGATGTCAGTGTGGTAACGCTCTATAACAGCTTGGGAGCTGGTGCTAACTTGCTGATGCTGATGTTCTGGGGCAGACTGGCTGACCGGATTGGTAATCGCCCCGTGATGATAACTGTGGGAGTCTTGGTGGCTCTGACGCCTCTACTGTGGCTAGAAGCTGGAACTACTCCCTTTTTCCTTTGGGTGTGGTTCCCCTTGTTGCATATAGTGGCCGGGGGGACTTGGGCAGCGATTGACCTGTGCAGTGGCAATCTGATGATGTCGGTGACACCGCTACGCAATCAGTCGATTTATTTTGCGATTGCGGCGGCGGTTCCTGGAATCACTGGGGCGATCGGAATCACTGTGGGTAGCTATGTCGCGAGTCTGGCTCATTTTGGTGGTTTGCCAATGGCGTTTGCTCTCTCAGCCGTCCTGCGGCTGTTTGCCCTGCTGCCCTTGGTGTTTGTTCACGAGCAGCGTTCTGTGGGTGTGAGTCAGCTAATACGCGCCCTATTCCCAGTCAGGCAGCCAACCAAGCTGATTGAAGCAAAGGAATAG
- a CDS encoding MFS transporter, whose translation MLTPQEDNILVETSPLAPMVIEETPDHKALSEPLFTANPHLKIAKRDIRQSLKALSTEGAFATVFYSIIGGALLSNFLLDLGASTVEIGLLASIPQLTNLLQPLGAYLGDRIKSRHWYSLVIFGSSRLPWLLIVPGIWLVSSSRMQPRQLLLLTLAIICLSNFMEALGRASFLSWMAVLVPDRLRGRYFGFRNSVVTFTNLVGVPVLGLAVSKWPGGSLSGFGVVLVVGVVFATLSLIFQFWITDVNPQLVHASDSDTDHKSPWGKVFSFLKDGNFLRFLFYSSLWSFAVNISAPFFNLYLLGDLNLDVSVVTVYNSLGAGANLVMLMFWGRLADRIGNRPLMITVGILVALTPLLWLESGTSPIFLWAWFPLLHILGGATWAAIDLCSGNLMMSVTPLRNQSIYFAVAAAVPGITGAMGITVGGYVASVTDFGGLPTVFALSAVLRVVALLPLVFVHEQRAVPVSELMRVLIPTLKRQAGAIQAGRTTLKPLPLIEELEDESPPASSST comes from the coding sequence ATGCTCACTCCACAAGAAGATAACATTTTAGTAGAAACGAGTCCTCTGGCCCCTATGGTCATTGAGGAAACCCCAGACCATAAGGCATTATCAGAGCCGCTATTTACTGCAAACCCGCATCTTAAAATTGCCAAGCGAGATATTCGGCAAAGCCTCAAGGCATTAAGTACCGAAGGTGCCTTTGCTACCGTCTTTTACAGTATTATTGGCGGCGCCTTGCTTAGTAATTTCTTGCTGGATCTCGGTGCCAGTACAGTGGAAATTGGTCTGCTCGCCTCAATCCCTCAGCTAACCAATTTGCTGCAACCGCTGGGAGCCTATCTGGGAGACCGCATCAAGAGCCGCCACTGGTATTCGCTGGTGATTTTCGGCTCGTCGCGCCTGCCGTGGTTGCTGATTGTGCCAGGGATCTGGTTGGTCAGCTCATCTCGTATGCAGCCACGCCAGTTGCTGCTGTTGACATTGGCAATTATCTGCCTGAGTAATTTCATGGAAGCTTTGGGTCGTGCTTCCTTTCTTAGCTGGATGGCTGTGTTAGTACCAGACCGATTGCGGGGGCGGTATTTTGGGTTTCGCAATAGTGTGGTGACCTTCACCAATCTCGTCGGCGTGCCGGTGCTGGGTCTAGCGGTATCGAAGTGGCCGGGTGGTTCGCTCTCGGGCTTCGGTGTGGTTCTGGTTGTGGGAGTTGTGTTCGCAACACTCAGTCTGATCTTTCAGTTCTGGATAACCGATGTCAACCCGCAGCTAGTACACGCCTCCGATTCGGATACAGACCACAAGTCGCCCTGGGGGAAAGTTTTTAGCTTCCTCAAGGATGGCAATTTTTTGAGGTTTTTGTTTTACTCATCCTTGTGGAGCTTTGCGGTTAACATCAGCGCTCCCTTCTTTAACCTCTACTTGCTGGGGGACCTCAACCTAGATGTCAGCGTCGTAACGGTCTATAACAGCTTGGGAGCTGGTGCTAACTTGGTGATGCTGATGTTCTGGGGCAGACTGGCTGACCGGATTGGCAATCGCCCACTGATGATAACTGTGGGAATCTTGGTGGCTCTGACGCCTCTACTTTGGCTAGAATCTGGAACTTCTCCCATTTTCCTTTGGGCTTGGTTCCCCTTGTTGCACATACTCGGCGGTGCGACTTGGGCAGCGATTGACCTGTGCAGTGGCAATCTGATGATGTCGGTGACGCCGCTACGCAATCAGTCGATTTATTTTGCTGTTGCTGCGGCGGTTCCTGGAATCACTGGGGCGATGGGAATTACTGTTGGTGGCTATGTCGCGAGTGTGACGGATTTTGGTGGCTTGCCAACGGTGTTTGCTCTCTCAGCCGTCCTGCGCGTCGTTGCCCTCCTGCCCTTGGTGTTTGTTCACGAGCAGCGAGCTGTGCCTGTGAGTGAGCTAATGCGAGTCCTGATCCCAACACTCAAGCGTCAAGCAGGGGCTATTCAAGCAGGACGCACCACTTTGAAACCATTACCATTAATAGAAGAACTTGAGGATGAAAGTCCACCTGCAAGCTCATCCACTTAG
- a CDS encoding polynucleotide kinase — translation MSLLLIDMDGTLREPLSGQQYFQHPKDQRIIEGAQIAIGAYKDDWIIAGITNQGGVAAGHKSMQECIQEQQYTLELFPELREIYFCPDFEGKKCFRVTGHNVHNHSQTKWSGQYRKPRSGMLQLAMVRHKHTPQNSLYVGDRPEDEQAAQRAGIPFQWAWDWIEQHQEAIVPNLTEV, via the coding sequence ATGAGCTTATTACTAATAGATATGGATGGTACGCTCCGTGAACCACTCAGCGGACAACAATACTTCCAACATCCCAAAGATCAACGCATTATTGAAGGTGCCCAGATTGCCATTGGCGCTTACAAAGACGATTGGATTATTGCCGGCATCACCAACCAAGGTGGAGTTGCCGCAGGTCATAAGTCTATGCAAGAGTGCATCCAGGAACAGCAATACACGCTTGAGTTATTCCCAGAGTTGAGAGAGATCTACTTCTGCCCCGACTTTGAGGGTAAAAAGTGTTTCCGCGTCACTGGCCACAATGTTCATAACCACAGCCAAACTAAGTGGTCTGGACAGTACCGCAAACCGCGATCGGGTATGTTGCAACTAGCAATGGTCAGACACAAACACACCCCGCAAAATTCGCTGTATGTGGGCGATCGCCCCGAAGATGAACAAGCGGCGCAACGAGCAGGTATACCCTTTCAATGGGCATGGGACTGGATCGAGCAACATCAAGAGGCGATCGTCCCCAACCTTACAGAAGTATAG
- a CDS encoding histidine kinase, whose amino-acid sequence MYDITLFTPQDMAKCSLVLRHLGRNTASMEASSQNIVNYIYRHFCDSQTGENTCALVRLFKTHPYGELEDSLQQSARRLMKGNSPAADMKCWTLLAAAGTQPQWNSRHTAAENPAIPLVSTKLVAQMPAISEIIRQFGLDIPTFLGIERERFLQLEPAVLNIFHVSEAKGSPFIPEQNSLIIPYQVKSVLGFGGLLPSGSVFAVVMFLKVKIPQSRAEMFKDLALSVKTALSIPDTQSVFESSENPNFFFKNNDFGETQLLEYQVAKLIQLLDFSEQEMLRQAARFQQTIDNLQGELAEYKNKEQALKVSQNSFTGILNIPKEAIASVEENQGIQRFNQGEEQI is encoded by the coding sequence ATGTACGATATTACCTTATTTACCCCGCAAGACATGGCTAAATGCAGCTTAGTCCTGCGCCACTTAGGTAGAAATACTGCTAGTATGGAAGCCAGCAGCCAGAATATTGTTAACTATATTTACCGACATTTTTGCGATTCGCAAACTGGAGAAAATACCTGTGCCTTAGTGCGTTTGTTCAAAACTCATCCCTACGGGGAATTAGAAGACTCATTGCAACAATCCGCCCGCCGCTTGATGAAGGGCAATTCCCCCGCCGCCGACATGAAATGTTGGACTCTGCTAGCAGCAGCAGGCACACAACCGCAGTGGAATTCTCGGCACACAGCAGCAGAAAATCCAGCTATTCCATTAGTTAGCACAAAATTAGTGGCTCAAATGCCGGCGATTTCGGAAATAATCCGGCAGTTCGGTTTAGACATTCCTACATTCCTCGGAATTGAGCGAGAAAGGTTCCTGCAATTAGAGCCCGCAGTATTAAATATTTTTCATGTATCAGAAGCAAAAGGCAGCCCCTTTATTCCTGAGCAAAATTCCTTAATTATCCCCTACCAAGTCAAGTCTGTCTTGGGATTTGGGGGACTTCTGCCCTCAGGAAGTGTGTTTGCGGTAGTGATGTTCCTGAAAGTTAAAATTCCCCAAAGCAGGGCTGAAATGTTTAAAGATTTGGCACTTAGTGTAAAAACAGCATTGTCCATCCCCGACACACAAAGTGTTTTTGAGTCTTCAGAAAATCCTAACTTTTTTTTTAAAAATAACGATTTTGGGGAAACCCAATTACTGGAATATCAAGTTGCCAAGTTAATTCAATTGCTGGATTTTTCCGAACAAGAAATGCTCAGACAAGCCGCTCGGTTTCAACAGACAATTGACAATTTACAGGGCGAACTGGCAGAGTACAAAAATAAGGAACAAGCTTTGAAAGTAAGCCAAAATTCGTTTACAGGCATCCTCAATATTCCCAAAGAGGCTATTGCTAGCGTAGAGGAAAATCAAGGAATTCAGCGTTTTAATCAAGGGGAAGAACAGATTTAA
- a CDS encoding S-layer homology domain-containing protein, producing the protein MLNIIFTQRRGNSPGRSKTNKTNKTNILAAVNTWLAVCLLAAVTACANSPNSKALEESLAADPKLKQNPLVFSSPPPATAIETNSIAKLPPDFPTEIPLYPNAELIEVGGETDPSQKNVRLRWESTDPVNSVQNFYSTEFGRRNWEIVSRPTAEGQGSLVATRDNLRVTVSLSPTQKVGGSTEFAIDYSKEGSEIPASPQPNNSESSASPTASPTPSNSEGTTPTPSASPKSAQVSQLDTQIPQQLRQYVADLSQLEALKVRSTESANLETASTLPKPNKIVTRREYARWLVAANNQIYASRQAKQIRLAVDSSEPAFSDIPKSDPDFSAIQGLAEAGVIPSSLSGETKDVKFRPDAPLTRETMILWKVPLDTRQVLPTANIDGVKEKWGFQDASKIDSQASRAVLADFNNGDLANIRRVFGFTTLFQPKKSVTRAEAAASLWYFGVQDQGLSAKDSLEAKSQPAE; encoded by the coding sequence ATGCTGAATATTATATTTACTCAACGGCGAGGCAACTCTCCCGGACGATCTAAAACCAATAAAACCAATAAAACCAATATACTCGCTGCTGTAAATACTTGGCTGGCTGTGTGTCTGCTGGCTGCTGTCACAGCTTGTGCAAACAGCCCCAACAGCAAGGCACTCGAAGAATCTTTAGCCGCGGATCCGAAATTAAAACAAAATCCACTGGTTTTCTCTTCCCCGCCACCAGCGACAGCAATTGAGACAAACTCTATCGCCAAACTTCCTCCCGATTTTCCGACAGAGATTCCACTCTATCCTAATGCTGAGTTAATCGAAGTTGGTGGGGAAACCGATCCGTCGCAAAAAAATGTGCGGCTGCGCTGGGAAAGCACAGATCCTGTTAATTCGGTTCAGAACTTTTACTCCACAGAGTTTGGGCGTCGCAACTGGGAAATAGTCAGCCGCCCCACCGCCGAGGGACAAGGTTCTTTGGTAGCAACGCGAGATAATTTACGGGTAACTGTGTCGCTTTCTCCTACTCAGAAAGTAGGGGGTTCTACAGAATTTGCGATCGACTACAGCAAAGAGGGATCAGAAATTCCCGCCAGCCCCCAACCTAATAATTCCGAGTCTAGCGCATCTCCAACCGCTTCACCAACTCCATCTAATTCAGAGGGAACTACTCCAACGCCATCCGCCTCGCCCAAATCAGCACAAGTTAGCCAACTAGACACCCAAATTCCTCAACAGTTGCGGCAGTATGTGGCTGATTTAAGTCAGTTGGAAGCGCTGAAAGTGCGATCGACAGAAAGTGCTAATTTAGAAACAGCCAGCACTTTGCCCAAACCCAACAAAATTGTCACTCGCCGTGAATACGCCCGCTGGTTAGTAGCAGCTAACAATCAGATTTATGCTAGCCGTCAAGCCAAACAAATTAGATTAGCAGTAGACTCTAGTGAACCAGCCTTTTCTGACATACCCAAAAGTGATCCCGATTTTTCAGCAATTCAAGGTTTAGCAGAAGCCGGTGTAATTCCGAGTTCGCTTTCGGGAGAAACTAAAGATGTGAAATTTCGCCCGGATGCACCTTTAACTCGCGAAACAATGATTCTTTGGAAAGTACCTTTAGATACTCGTCAAGTTTTGCCCACAGCTAACATTGACGGAGTGAAAGAAAAGTGGGGTTTTCAAGATGCTTCTAAGATTGATTCCCAGGCATCGCGGGCAGTTTTAGCTGATTTTAACAATGGAGATTTGGCGAATATTCGCCGCGTTTTTGGTTTTACTACTCTGTTTCAGCCGAAGAAATCAGTGACTCGTGCCGAAGCTGCTGCTAGTTTGTGGTATTTTGGCGTTCAAGATCAGGGATTGTCTGCTAAAGATTCCCTGGAAGCAAAGTCTCAACCTGCTGAGTAG
- a CDS encoding BON domain-containing protein, giving the protein MNKLTPILLSGLLLFGAAACSEGAKTSSDAPNSTTENTNSPPPADTVQKTQGDATSEIRKNQANSDIRAREQRNNVTGGDAIRADGDLQSEVRSKLEVNITKGALTVDAKDGLVTVGGTVPNETDLAKIEPLAKEIKGVKQVNVTAVVAPAAPASPSSNQ; this is encoded by the coding sequence ATGAACAAACTAACACCAATTCTCCTCAGCGGCCTCCTATTATTTGGAGCTGCTGCTTGCAGCGAAGGGGCTAAAACTAGCTCGGATGCTCCTAATTCTACCACAGAAAATACCAATAGCCCGCCCCCAGCGGATACAGTTCAAAAAACTCAGGGTGACGCCACTAGCGAGATTCGCAAAAACCAAGCAAATTCTGATATCAGGGCCAGAGAACAGCGCAACAATGTGACGGGCGGCGATGCAATAAGAGCCGATGGCGACCTGCAAAGTGAAGTTCGCTCCAAGTTAGAAGTAAACATCACTAAAGGTGCGCTAACTGTTGACGCAAAAGATGGTCTTGTCACCGTAGGCGGCACAGTTCCCAATGAAACTGATTTAGCTAAAATTGAGCCGCTAGCTAAAGAGATTAAGGGTGTCAAACAGGTGAATGTTACGGCTGTTGTCGCCCCCGCTGCACCCGCATCGCCTAGCAGCAATCAATAA